A section of the Triticum dicoccoides isolate Atlit2015 ecotype Zavitan chromosome 7A, WEW_v2.0, whole genome shotgun sequence genome encodes:
- the LOC119331201 gene encoding uncharacterized protein LOC119331201, whose translation MQWETVQHLDLRHAGGRRGAGAPARPLQPHAAAFRASQAIVAVAVGTHVVEFDALTGSKIALVDLGARVVRMAYSPTSSHVIIAILEDATIRSCDFATEQTLVLHSPEKKTDHVSIDTEVHLALTPLEPIVFFGFHKRMSVTVVGTVEGGRPPTKIKTDLKKPIVNLACHPRLPVFYVAYAEGLVRAYNVQTYAVHYTLQLPVDSTIKLMGAGAFGFHPTLEWVFIGDRGGTLLAWDVSTERPNMIGITQAGSQPITSVSWLPTLKLLVTISKDGGLQVWKTRVIINNNRQPMETHFFERAAIETMDITKILTLQGGEAVYPLPRIKNLAVHPKFNLAAVIFQDMSATEAAKNKAAYTREGRRQLFAVLQGARGSTAAVLKEKLLALGSSGILAEHQLQAQLQEQHLKGQSKLTISDVARKAFLHSHFMEGHAKSGPISRLPLVTISDPSNLLRDIPVCQPFHLELNFFNQENRVVQYPVRAFYLDGFNLMAHNLSSGADNLYKKLYSTIPSNMECHPKYISYSPKQHMFLVVFELSGPSGVVHEVVLYWEQTDLQTVNSKGSSIKGRDATFLGPDDNQYAILEEDRTSLNLYNLKPIATKEALENNAAVLEEEENTFAENPTANPTQKQGPMQFTFESEVDRIFSSPQESSLLYVISGKHIGLAKLLTGYRLSTDNGLSITTKTDGKKFIKLKPNETVLQVHWQTTLRGPVAGILTNQRVLIASADLDILSSSSTKYDRGLPSYRSMLWVGPALIFSSATAISMLGWDNKVRSILSTSFPRSVLLGALNDRLLLVNPTDINPRQKKGVEIRSCLVGLLEPLLIGFATMQQHFTQKIDLSEVLYQITSRFDSLRVTPKSLDILSKGPPVCGDLAVSLSQAGPQFTQIMRCNYAIKALRFSAALSILKDEFLRSRDYPQCPPTSHLFQRFRELGYACIKYGQFDSAKETFEAIADHESMLDLFICHLNPSALRRLAQKLEESGTDPELRRYLERILRVRSTGWTQGVFANFAAESMVPKGPEWAGGNWEIKTPTSMKSIPQWELAGEVMPYMRTTDAAIPSVIADHIGVYLGVMKGRGNVVEVSEKSLVKAMAAASSENGQPASSELALKNKANAAGDSVGDSLARQLGVQIASADEQAKAAEEFKKTLYGVVDAGSSDEDESTSKTKRIQIRIRDKPAAPAVDVNKLKEATKQLGLMAPPISRTRSSGTPQEFSQPAGPAPSAAPAMPSGAVDFFGTNTLVAPPQAPTGGTGPVIGGLGVTAGPIPEDFFQNTVPSQQLANRLPPPGAILQRMANPESGMNVGRPVPSQNMMGNVGLPDGGVPLQGPQQGQFPQQQGIPMNPIGLPDGGVPPQSQALPSQPQGFQPAAPTPSQPIDLSALEGPGAAKQAAQPPAPKAVRPGQVPRGAPAAECYRMGLAHLEQNQLTDALNCLDEAFLALAKDQSREADIKAQATICAQYKIAVSLLQEIARLQRVQGAGMLSAKEEMGRLSRHLASLPIQAKHRINCIRTAIKRNMEVQNFAYAKQMLDLLYSKAPPTKQDELKSLIDMCVQRGLTNKSIDPFEDPSQFCAVTLSRLSTIGHDVCDLCGAKFSALSAPGCVICGMGSIKRSDALAGAGPVASPFG comes from the exons ATGCAGTGGGAGACGGTGCAGCACTTGGACCTCCGCCACGCCGGCGGCCGCCGCGGGGCCGGCGCCCCCGCGCGCCCGCTGCAGCCGCACGCCGCCGCCTTCCGCGCCTCCCAGgccatcgtcgccgtcgccgtcggcaCCCACGTCGTCG AATTTGATGCTTTGACTGGAAGCAAGATAGCTTTGGTTGACCTTGGAGCTCGTGTTGTTCGTATGGCATATAGCCCTACCTCTAGCCATGTTATCATTGCTATCCTTGAG GATGCTACAATCAGATCATGTGATTTCGCTACCGAGCAGACGCTTGTGCTGCACTCACCTGAGAAAAAAACAGACCACGTTTCAATAGACACAGAAGTTCATCTTGCGTTGACACCTCTTGAACCTATCGTTTTCTTCGGTTTTCACAAAAGAATGAGTGTGACAG TTGTTGGGACTGTTGAAGGTGGGAGGCCACCAACAAAAATAAAGACTGATCTTAAAAAACCCATTGTCAACCTGGCTTGCCATCCTCGCCTTCCTGTGTTC TATGTAGCTTATGCTGAAGGCTTGGTACGCGCCTACAACGTCCAGACATATGCTGTTCACTACACGTTACAAC TTCCGGTTGACAGTACAATTAAGCTCATGGGAGCTGGTGCTTTTGGGTTTCATCCGACCTTAGAGTGGGTATTTATTGGTGATAGAGGGGGCACTCTCCTGGCATGGGATGTATCAACTGAGAGGCCAAACATGATTGGGAT TACACAGGCTGGTTCCCAGCCAATCACATCTGTTTCCTGGCTTCCTACACTAAAGCTGCTCGTGACAATTTCGAAGGATGGGGGTCTTCAAGTATGGAAGACACGAGTTATTATTAATAACAATAGACAACCAATGGAAACTCATTTCTTTGAGCGTGCTG CCATTGAAACAATGGACATCACAAAGATACTCACTCTTCAAGGTGGTGAAGCAGTGTACCCTTTGCCTCGAATAAAGAATTTGGCAGTGCATCCAAAGTTCAATTTGGCTGCAGTGATTTTTCAA GATATGTCTGCGACAGAAGCTGCAAAGAACAAGGCTGCATACACAAGGGAAGGAAGGAGGCAGCTTTTTGCTGTACTACAGGGGGCTAGGGGGTCAACTG CTGCTGTTTTAAAGGAGAAACTTTTAGCCCTGGGTTCATCCGGAATTTTAGCAGAGCACCAACTCCAGGCGCAGCTTCAAGAGCAGCACTTGAAGGG CCAGAGCAAGCTAACTATCTCAGATGTTGCAAGGAAGGCTTTCCTTCACAGT CATTTCATGGAGGGACATGCTAAAAGTGGTCCAATCTCTCGTTTACCCCTTGTTACTATTTCAGATCCTAGCAACCTTTTGCGAGATATTCCTGTTTGTCAG CCATTCCATCTGGAGTTGAACTTCTTCAACCAGGAGAACCGTGTGGTTCAGTATCCAGTTAGAGCTTTCTACTTGGATGGATTTAACCTGATGGCCCATAACCTATCATCTGGAGCCGATAATCTCTATAAGAAGCTTTACTCTACG ATTCCCTCAAATATGGAATGCCACCCCAAGTATATTTCATATAGCCCAAAGCAGCATATGTTTCTAGTTGTGTTTGAACTAAGTGGTCCAAGTGGAGTGGTGCATGAAGTTGTTCTTTACTGGGAGCAGACTGATTTGCAGACAGTAAACAGCAAAGGAAGTTCAATAAAAG GTCGAGATGCTACTTTTTTGGGGCCGGATGATAATCAATATGCTATTCTGGAGGAAGACAGAACTAGCCTGAATCTTTATAATCTCAAACCAATAGCCACGAAGGAAGCTCTTGAAAATAATGCTGCCGTGCTCgaagaagaagaaaacacatttgctGAGAATCCTACTGCTAATCCAACACAAAAGCAAGGTCCTATGCAGTTTACTTTTGAATCCGAGGTCGATCGCATATTTTCATCTCCACAAG AATCATCCTTGTTGTATGTGATCTCGGGAAAACATATTGGACTGGCGAAGCTCCTGACTGGTTATAGGTTATCTACAGACAATGGGCTATCTATTACCACAAAAACTGATgggaagaagtttatcaagttaaaGCCAAACGAAACTGTTCTTCAG GTCCACTGGCAGACAACTTTGAGAGGTCCTGTTGCCGGAATATTGACAAACCAAAGGGTACTAATCGCCTCTGCTGATCTTGATATACTTTCAAGCAGCTCAACCAAATATGATCGTGGTCTCCCATCA TATCGGTCAATGTTGTGGGTTGGACCAGCGCTCATCTTCTCAAGTGCAACTGCAATAAGTATGCTTGGATGGGACAACAAAGTTCGATCAATCCTTTCCACTAGCTTCCCTCGTTCTG TGTTGCTTGGTGCCTTGAACGACCGTCTGCTGCTTGTGaatccaacagatataaatccaagACAGAAAAAGGGTGTGGAAATAAGAAGCTGTCTAGTTGGTCTTCTTGAACCTCTTCTTATTGGTTTTGCTACCATGCAGCAACACTTTACACAAAAAATCGATCTTTCAGAAGTGCTATACCAAATAACATCGAG GTTTGATAGTCTGCGTGTTACTCCGAAGTCCCTGGACATATTATCTAAGGGACCCCCTGTCTGTGGAGACCTTGCTGTATCATTATCTCAAGCAGGACCTCAGTTTACACAA ATCATGCGCTGCAATTACGCCATCAAAGCTCTCCGGTTCTCTGCTGCTTTATCGATTTTGAAAGACGAGTTTCTGCGTTCCAGAGATTATCCTCAGTGCCCTCCCACTTCTCATCTGTTCCAGCGTTTCCGAGAGTTGGGCTACGCATGCATTAA GTATGGTCAGTTTGACAGTGCGAAAGAAACATTTGAGGCTATTGCAGATCATGAAAGCATGCTGGATCTGTTTATATGTCACCTGAACCCTAGTGCCCTGCGACGCCTTGCACAAAAGTTGGAGGAATCTGGTACAGATCCTGAGCTGAGACGTTATCTAGAAAGAATACTGAGAGTTCGTTCAACTGGATGGACGCAAGGTGTCTTTGCCAATTTTGCTGCTGAAAGTATGGTGCCTAAAGGCCCGGAATGGGCAGGAGGGAACTGGGAGATCAAAACACCTACCAGCATGAAGAGTATTCCTCAGTGGGAGCTTGCAGGAGAGGTGATGCCCTACATGAGAACAACTGATGCTGCCATCCCATCTGTTATTGCAGATCATATCGGTGTTTACTTGGGTGTGATGAAGGGCCGGGGTAACGTAGTGGAAGTAAGCGAAAAGAGCTTGGTTAAAGCTATGGCGGCGGCCAGTAGTGAGAATGGGCAACCGGCATCTTCTGAATTGGCACTGAAAAACAAAGCAAATGCTGCTGGTGATTCAGTTGGTGATAGTCTGGCCAGGCAGCTAGGGGTTCAAATTGCTTCTGCAGATGAACAGGCCAAAGCAGCGGAGGAGTTTAAAAAGACTCTGTATGGTGTTGTTGATGCTGGAAGCAGTGATGAGGACGAGTCAACGTCAAAGACTAAAAGGATACAAATCAGGATACGTGATAAGCCCGCTGCACCTGCTGTTGATGTTAACAAACTGAAAGAGGCCACGAAACAGCTAGGtttgatggctcctccgatcagtaGGACAAGGTCGTCTGGAACACCACAAGAATTCAGTCAGCCAGCAGGCCCAGCACCATCTGCTGCTCCAGCAATGCCGAGTGGCGCAGTCGATTTCTTTGGAACAAATACTTTGGTGGCGCCACCACAAGCGCCGACTGGCGGCACGGGTCCTGTAATCGGAGGCCTGGGAGTGACAGCTGGACCTATTCCTGAGGACTTCTTCCAGAACACCGTTCCATCACAGCAACTTGCGAATCGACTGCCTCCTCCAGGAGCAATCCTGCAAAGAATGGCCAATCCTGAGTCTGGGATGAACGTCGGCAGACCGGTACCTAGTCAAAACATGATGGGCAATGTTGGTCTTCCAGATGGTGGGGTGCCGCTACAGGGGCCACAGCAAGGCCAGTTCCCTCAGCAGCAAGGCATTCCTATGAACCCAATTGGCCTACCTGATGGTGGTGTACCTCCACAGAGCCAGGCTCTTCCTTCACAGCCACAGGGCTTTCAACCTGCTGCTCCTACTCCTTCGCAACCAATTGATCTCAGTGCTCTCGAGGGTCCAGGAGCGGCAAAGCAAGCTGCTCAGCCCCCAGCGCCTAAAGCCGTGCGTCCTGGCCAG GTACCCCGTGGCGCTCCTGCTGCAGAATGCTACAGGATGGGTCTTGCACATCTTGAGCAGAATCAGCTCACGGATGCACTAAATTGTTTGGATGAAGCATTCTTGGCCCTCGCCAAGGACCAATCACGTGAAGCTGACATCAAAGCGCAGGCTACCATTTGTGCGCAGTACAAGATCGCCGTTTCATTGCTACAG GAAATCGCTCGGCTGCAAAGAGTCCAGGGAGCTGGCATGCTGAGCGCCAAGGAGGAGATGGGCAGGCTGTCTCGGCATCTGGCGTCCCTGCCCATCCAGGCCAAGCACCGGATCAACTGCATCCGGACCGCCATCAAGCGCAACATGGAGGTCCAGAATTTCGCCTATGccaagcagatgctggacctgctcTACTCCAAGGCGCCGCCGACCAAACAGGATGAGCTCAAGAGCCTCATCGACATGTGCGTCCAGCGGGGGCTGACCAACAAGTCCATCGACCCGTTCGAGGACCCCTCGCAGTTCTGTGCCGTCACCCTCAGCCGCCTCTCCACCATCGGCCACGATGTTTGCGACCTCTGCGGCGCCAAGTTCTCGGCCCTCTCAGCCCCAGGCTGCGTCATCTGCGGCATGGGCAGCATCAAGCGGTCCGACGCCCTCGCCGGCGCTGGCCCTGTCGCCTCGCCCTTTGGCTAA